In Blastopirellula sediminis, the following proteins share a genomic window:
- a CDS encoding FAD:protein FMN transferase has product MTSAAKRKLEMTLGAAVLLLAVGCLQPPAPIEVTGRTMGTTYSVKFIPPDRDFDAKPLQQEIDKRLVEINQQMSTYIPDSELSRFNQSKAGDWFPVSPQLAEVVQLAKQINHESGGAFDVTVGPLVNLWNFGPDHHPEQVPSDEAIAAALANIGDDKLEVRLDPPALKKSVDGLYVDLSAIAKGYGVDKIAELIAESGRKSYMVEIGGEVRAAGQKPDGSPWRIAIEKPIPGARAIQEVVELSNQSLATSGDYRNFFEVDGQTFSHTIDPKTGRPLAHTLASVSVLHQDCGSADALATTLMVLGPDRGYNWAEEQKLAVLFLIRDKDGPVVRRTSLWPNAGE; this is encoded by the coding sequence ATGACTTCGGCGGCTAAACGAAAACTCGAAATGACCCTGGGAGCGGCGGTGCTGCTCCTGGCGGTCGGATGTCTGCAACCGCCCGCCCCGATCGAAGTGACGGGGCGGACGATGGGGACGACCTACTCGGTCAAATTCATCCCGCCGGACCGCGACTTCGACGCGAAGCCGCTGCAGCAGGAGATCGACAAACGGCTGGTCGAAATCAACCAGCAAATGTCGACCTATATCCCTGATTCGGAGCTCTCTCGCTTCAATCAAAGCAAAGCCGGCGATTGGTTTCCGGTCTCTCCGCAGTTGGCCGAAGTGGTTCAACTCGCCAAGCAGATCAACCACGAGAGCGGCGGCGCGTTTGACGTTACGGTTGGACCGCTGGTCAACCTCTGGAACTTCGGCCCCGATCATCATCCCGAACAAGTTCCCAGCGATGAGGCGATCGCCGCGGCGCTGGCCAATATCGGCGACGACAAGCTTGAAGTTCGCTTGGATCCGCCGGCCCTGAAAAAGTCGGTCGATGGTCTTTACGTCGATCTCTCGGCGATCGCCAAAGGGTACGGCGTCGATAAGATCGCCGAACTGATCGCCGAGTCGGGACGCAAATCGTACATGGTCGAGATCGGCGGCGAAGTTCGCGCCGCTGGCCAAAAGCCGGATGGCTCCCCCTGGCGGATCGCGATCGAAAAGCCGATCCCTGGCGCCCGCGCGATCCAGGAGGTGGTTGAACTGTCGAACCAATCGCTCGCCACGTCAGGCGATTACCGCAATTTCTTCGAGGTCGACGGCCAGACTTTTTCGCACACGATCGACCCGAAGACGGGGCGTCCGCTGGCTCATACGCTCGCTTCGGTCAGCGTGCTGCATCAAGACTGCGGTTCGGCCGACGCCCTGGCGACCACGCTCATGGTCTTGGGACCGGACCGTGGATACAATTGGGCCGAAGAGCAAAAGTTGGCCGTATTGTTTCTGATCCGGGACAAGGATGGGCCGGTCGTACGCCGCACGTCGTTGTGGCCTAATGCTGGAGAGTGA